Proteins from a genomic interval of Schaalia odontolytica:
- a CDS encoding GTPase, translated as MPGTAVDAARALADALTGAVLVMDPHARASAERALRRLQDVVLPRLEDANAPILIVVGGSTGSGKSTLVNSLVGRNVSRAGAVRPTTRHPVLVCSPQARAWFTSERVLPRLAKHVGEGESPGAVTIAVDDFWRPGIAILDAPDIDSVEESNRRLAAELLDGADLWIFVTSAARYADAVAWTHLEEAARRGLRVAIVLNRVPAGARGEISADLAALAERRGLAGVPIMTIDEQELTDGRLPIEAVVPVGAFLESIGTDADERARIVRRSLAGAVSSCLEEARGALARSREELAAYAGALEGIERAVASCVRDVAASSSDDLLRGEISARIADVLGSWDVSRSLSRFVAGVRSRVVDAVRGRAAPEEQVRRDLTGGLAQHLADQYHRAWREAYRLTEPLVNSSLPDPDLDPGEADALGRAIAQEWAGEVTQIVRTQAESSRVTGRLLAGGINVVTLSLMVSVFAMTGGITGLEVGVAGASAALSQTVLESYFGERNVRSLALQARQLLERLARTSIEGVVAVLVERVDRSGDAVVLERLEAALDRAGEELA; from the coding sequence GTGCCGGGGACGGCGGTTGACGCAGCCCGCGCCCTCGCGGATGCTTTGACAGGCGCGGTCCTGGTCATGGACCCTCATGCCCGGGCGAGCGCCGAGCGAGCGCTCCGGCGCCTCCAGGACGTGGTCCTGCCGCGCCTGGAGGACGCGAATGCGCCGATCCTCATTGTCGTCGGAGGATCGACGGGCTCGGGCAAGTCGACGCTCGTGAACTCCCTGGTGGGGCGAAACGTGAGCCGTGCGGGGGCGGTTCGCCCAACGACGCGCCACCCGGTCCTCGTGTGCTCGCCTCAGGCACGCGCCTGGTTTACCTCGGAGCGGGTCCTGCCGCGCCTGGCCAAGCATGTCGGCGAGGGGGAGAGTCCGGGTGCCGTCACGATCGCGGTGGATGACTTCTGGCGTCCGGGCATCGCCATCCTCGACGCTCCCGACATCGACTCGGTGGAGGAGTCCAATCGTCGCCTCGCGGCCGAGCTCCTCGACGGCGCGGACCTGTGGATCTTCGTTACCAGCGCCGCCCGCTATGCCGATGCGGTCGCCTGGACTCACCTGGAGGAGGCCGCCCGCCGCGGCCTGCGCGTTGCGATCGTCCTCAACCGCGTGCCTGCCGGTGCGCGCGGCGAGATCAGTGCCGATCTGGCGGCGCTCGCCGAGCGTCGGGGGCTGGCCGGTGTTCCCATCATGACGATTGACGAGCAGGAGCTGACGGATGGGCGTCTGCCCATCGAAGCCGTGGTTCCGGTGGGTGCCTTCCTCGAGTCGATTGGCACGGACGCGGACGAGCGCGCCCGGATCGTGCGCCGTTCGCTCGCCGGGGCCGTGTCCTCCTGCCTCGAGGAGGCTCGTGGTGCGCTGGCGCGCTCCCGCGAGGAGCTTGCGGCCTACGCGGGCGCGCTGGAGGGCATCGAGAGAGCCGTGGCCTCGTGCGTGCGAGACGTCGCCGCATCCTCCAGTGACGATCTGTTGCGTGGAGAGATCAGCGCGCGCATCGCGGACGTGCTCGGCTCGTGGGACGTGAGCAGGTCGCTGTCCCGTTTTGTTGCGGGCGTTCGCTCGCGCGTCGTGGACGCCGTGCGGGGGCGGGCCGCCCCCGAAGAACAGGTGCGCCGCGACCTCACGGGCGGCTTGGCGCAGCACCTTGCGGACCAGTATCACCGGGCGTGGCGCGAAGCCTACCGTCTCACCGAGCCCCTGGTGAATTCCTCCCTGCCCGACCCTGACCTTGATCCCGGCGAGGCCGATGCCCTCGGGCGCGCGATCGCGCAGGAATGGGCCGGGGAGGTCACGCAGATCGTCAGGACGCAAGCGGAGTCCTCGCGTGTGACGGGTCGCCTACTGGCCGGAGGAATCAACGTCGTGACGCTCTCCCTGATGGTCAGCGTCTTCGCGATGACGGGAGGCATCACAGGGCTCGAGGTTGGCGTCGCGGGTGCGTCGGCCGCCCTGTCGCAGACCGTCTTGGAGTCCTACTTCGGGGAACGAAACGTGCGTTCCCTCGCGCTCCAGGCGCGCCAGCTCCTGGAGCGCCTGGCGAGGACCTCCATCGAAGGAGTCGTGGCGGTCCTCGTGGAGCGCGTCGATCGATCGGGTGACGCCGTCGTCCTGGAACGCCTGGAGGCTGCCCTCGACAGAGCCGGAGAGGAACTGGCGTGA
- a CDS encoding DEAD/DEAH box helicase translates to MPSDDYIEPRDAENERDTAQVDEEHTDSDQAEEGVTFASLGLPDEILAAITDMGFRVPTPIQAAAIPPLLELRDVVGIAQTGTGKTAAFGLPLLAIVDADERDVQALVLAPTRELAMQSAQAIEDFAARTARLDVVPVYGGSPYGPQIGALKRGAQVVVGTPGRVIDLIEKGALDLSNVRMLVLDEADEMLRMGFAEDVETIASAVPAQRLTALFSATMPAAIEKVAREHLKDPVKVAVSTESSTVDTIHQTYAVVPYKHKIGALCRVLATRAQHIARGQEEADAAIVFVRTRADVEEVSLELSARGFRAAGISGDVAQTERERMVERLKTGALDVLVATDVAARGLDVERISLVVNFDVPREPEAYVHRIGRTGRAGRQGRALTFFTPREHGRLRRIEKLTGTDMEEVAIPSPAAVSEFRARRLLEGIGARIERGRLDMYRGLLAKLGQETSVEDIAAALVASAVGDEGPAPRVEKDRRGAGKVRREERLDESGEFVGASFEAGRDKDRPIKGGADGARRRAGGRPAPGSGTRYRVEVGKKDRVKPGSIVGAIAGEGGIDGRDIGHIEIYPTFSLVDITADLSGEQLSRISKGYVSGRQLRIRVDEGPGRYPRGDRDGFDRDARTRGGSGGQREERPGDRGDKRPHRFEKGDGSRPRRSVRSERWEKDIKRARRDREGGWDREGGRRHFGKRRYDD, encoded by the coding sequence ATGCCTTCCGACGACTACATCGAGCCCCGTGACGCCGAGAACGAGCGCGACACCGCGCAGGTCGACGAGGAACATACCGACAGCGACCAGGCCGAGGAGGGTGTGACCTTCGCCAGCCTCGGATTGCCCGACGAGATTCTCGCGGCAATCACCGACATGGGCTTCCGAGTCCCAACGCCCATTCAGGCAGCCGCGATCCCGCCCCTGCTGGAGCTTCGCGACGTCGTCGGCATCGCCCAGACCGGCACCGGCAAGACCGCAGCATTCGGCCTTCCGCTCCTGGCCATCGTCGATGCCGACGAGCGCGACGTGCAGGCCCTTGTCCTGGCGCCGACGCGTGAGCTCGCCATGCAAAGCGCACAGGCGATCGAGGACTTTGCCGCACGCACCGCCCGCCTCGACGTCGTGCCCGTCTACGGTGGTTCCCCCTACGGTCCTCAGATCGGAGCCCTCAAGCGGGGCGCGCAGGTCGTCGTGGGCACTCCCGGGCGCGTGATCGACCTGATCGAGAAAGGCGCGCTGGACCTGTCGAACGTGCGGATGCTCGTGTTGGACGAGGCCGACGAGATGCTCCGCATGGGTTTCGCGGAGGACGTGGAGACCATCGCCTCGGCCGTCCCCGCACAGCGCCTGACCGCGCTGTTCAGCGCAACGATGCCCGCGGCCATCGAGAAGGTGGCCCGCGAGCACCTGAAGGATCCGGTCAAGGTCGCCGTCTCGACGGAGTCCTCGACGGTGGATACCATTCACCAGACCTACGCGGTCGTCCCCTACAAGCACAAGATCGGTGCCCTGTGCCGAGTCCTGGCCACCCGCGCGCAGCATATCGCCCGCGGCCAGGAGGAAGCCGACGCCGCCATCGTCTTCGTGCGAACGAGGGCGGACGTCGAGGAGGTGTCCCTGGAGCTGTCGGCTCGGGGTTTCCGCGCCGCGGGCATTTCCGGTGACGTTGCCCAAACCGAGCGCGAGCGCATGGTCGAACGCCTCAAGACCGGGGCCCTTGATGTACTCGTGGCCACTGACGTTGCCGCTCGTGGCCTCGACGTGGAACGCATCTCGCTTGTCGTGAACTTCGACGTGCCTCGCGAACCCGAGGCGTACGTGCATCGCATCGGACGGACCGGTCGGGCCGGCCGACAGGGACGCGCCTTGACGTTCTTCACGCCGCGCGAGCACGGCCGTTTGCGCCGGATCGAGAAGCTGACGGGCACGGACATGGAGGAGGTTGCGATTCCGTCGCCCGCCGCCGTCTCAGAGTTTCGCGCGCGGCGTCTCCTGGAGGGCATCGGGGCGCGCATCGAGCGCGGGCGCCTGGACATGTACAGGGGGCTCCTGGCGAAGCTCGGCCAGGAGACGAGCGTCGAGGACATCGCCGCTGCCCTCGTGGCGAGCGCCGTCGGTGACGAGGGACCCGCCCCGCGGGTCGAGAAGGACCGCCGCGGCGCGGGCAAGGTCCGTCGCGAAGAGCGTTTGGACGAGTCCGGTGAGTTCGTCGGAGCGTCTTTCGAAGCCGGACGGGACAAGGACCGCCCGATCAAGGGCGGCGCCGACGGAGCTCGCAGGCGGGCGGGGGGACGCCCCGCGCCCGGGTCGGGCACCCGCTACCGCGTGGAGGTCGGTAAGAAGGATCGAGTCAAGCCGGGTTCCATCGTCGGTGCCATCGCGGGTGAGGGAGGTATCGACGGGCGCGATATCGGCCACATCGAAATCTACCCGACGTTCTCGTTGGTCGATATCACGGCCGACCTCTCCGGTGAGCAGCTGTCGCGCATCTCGAAGGGCTACGTCTCAGGACGCCAGCTGCGCATCCGCGTCGACGAGGGACCTGGCAGGTATCCGCGCGGCGACCGCGATGGCTTCGACCGCGACGCGCGGACGCGAGGGGGCTCTGGGGGGCAACGCGAGGAGCGGCCCGGCGACCGCGGGGACAAACGCCCGCACCGCTTTGAGAAGGGAGACGGATCTCGCCCGCGTCGCAGCGTGCGCTCCGAGCGCTGGGAGAAGGACATCAAGCGCGCTCGGCGCGACCGCGAGGGAGGCTGGGACCGCGAGGGAGGACGCCGCCACTTCGGCAAGCGCCGCTACGACGACTGA
- the hisS gene encoding histidine--tRNA ligase → MARTSLSGFPEWLPAGRIIETHVLDELRRVFELHGFAGIETRAVETLEQLQAKGETSKEIYVLDRLQASRNPGAKASKERGMGLHFDLTVPFARYVVENANDLDFPFKRYQIQKVWRGERPQEGRFREFTQADIDVVGNGELPFHFEVDLPLVMAEALNNLPIPPVRVLVNNRKVVQGVCESLGVTDVEAALRGLDKIDKIGPEGVASELADSGIAGEQASALLRMAQIRSADSEEVRSRLGELGVRGDLLEEGLGELIRLLDTANARMPGTVLADLKIARGLDYYTGSVYESEIEGHEDLGSICSGGRYDSLAKDGKRTYPGVGLSIGVSRLVSRMISAPMVRSSRKVPTAVVVAVTNEAQRERSEAIAASLRSRGISTDVAPSAAKFGKQIKFADRRGIPYVWFPGEEGAPDTVKDIRSGEQVEADPSTWTIAAADARPAIEKVTD, encoded by the coding sequence ATGGCTCGCACCTCACTGTCCGGTTTCCCCGAGTGGCTTCCCGCCGGACGCATCATTGAGACGCACGTTCTGGATGAGCTGCGACGCGTGTTCGAACTCCACGGCTTTGCGGGGATCGAGACGCGGGCGGTCGAGACCCTCGAGCAGCTTCAAGCCAAGGGTGAGACCTCCAAGGAGATCTACGTGCTGGATCGCCTTCAGGCGAGCCGCAACCCGGGCGCCAAGGCCTCCAAGGAACGAGGCATGGGCCTGCACTTCGACCTCACCGTCCCCTTCGCGCGCTACGTCGTGGAGAACGCCAACGATCTCGACTTTCCCTTTAAGCGCTACCAGATTCAGAAGGTCTGGCGCGGAGAACGCCCACAGGAGGGACGCTTCCGCGAATTCACCCAGGCCGACATCGACGTCGTGGGAAACGGTGAGCTACCGTTCCACTTCGAGGTGGACCTGCCGCTGGTGATGGCCGAGGCACTCAACAACTTGCCGATTCCGCCCGTGCGGGTGCTCGTCAATAACCGCAAGGTCGTTCAGGGCGTGTGTGAGTCTCTCGGCGTCACCGACGTGGAGGCCGCCCTGCGGGGGCTGGATAAGATCGACAAGATCGGCCCGGAGGGGGTGGCGAGCGAGCTCGCGGACTCCGGTATTGCGGGCGAGCAGGCGTCCGCGCTTCTGCGGATGGCTCAGATCCGCAGCGCTGACTCCGAGGAGGTACGCTCCAGGCTCGGTGAACTCGGTGTTCGCGGTGACCTCCTCGAGGAGGGACTGGGCGAGCTGATCCGACTTCTGGACACCGCCAATGCCCGCATGCCCGGAACGGTCCTCGCCGACCTCAAGATCGCCCGAGGCCTCGACTACTACACGGGCAGCGTGTACGAGTCGGAAATCGAGGGGCACGAGGATCTCGGCTCGATTTGCTCGGGCGGGCGCTATGATTCGCTCGCCAAGGATGGCAAGCGCACCTACCCGGGTGTCGGCCTGTCCATCGGCGTGTCCAGGCTGGTCTCCCGCATGATCTCAGCCCCCATGGTGCGTTCCTCGCGCAAGGTCCCGACCGCGGTCGTCGTCGCGGTGACCAACGAGGCCCAGCGCGAGCGCTCGGAGGCAATCGCCGCGTCGCTGCGTTCGCGCGGCATCTCGACCGACGTGGCTCCCAGTGCTGCCAAGTTCGGCAAGCAGATTAAGTTTGCCGATAGGCGCGGCATTCCCTACGTGTGGTTTCCCGGCGAGGAGGGGGCACCCGACACGGTCAAGGACATCCGCAGCGGCGAGCAGGTGGAGGCGGATCCCTCGACCTGGACGATCGCCGCCGCCGATGCGCGACCCGCGATTGAGAAGGTGACGGACTGA
- a CDS encoding DUF349 domain-containing protein, with the protein MTTTPIPSNETTPEAGVPAEAVIASPTIPASEVPAHPFARIGEDGTVYVKDGDEERVVGGFPEGIPASPYALYERRYADLEATIKLFEDRLATLSPRDIDQTLATLREQVVSPNVIGDIPALRNRVEAVAKAAEERKEVAREERKAAKAQALAERTSVVERAEVIVAQDPAKTHWKQSGQTLRDLLEEWKTLQRRGPRLEKSVEDELWKRFSSARTQFDRHRRQFFSQLDQAQSEAKRVKEALIAEAEALSSSVDWARTSGAYRELMTRWKAAPRASRKEDDALWARFRAAQQVFFDARRAKDEATDAEYRENLAAKEKILVDAEAILPVTDVERAKAQLRQIQDRWEEVGRVPSSDLHRVEGRLRAVEAAVREAEEKEWRRTNPETRARAAGMVGQLEEQIAQLERSLAEAEAAGDTKNASSVREALETKRAWLTQISSSME; encoded by the coding sequence GTGACCACGACGCCGATTCCGAGCAACGAAACCACTCCCGAAGCTGGGGTGCCCGCCGAGGCCGTCATTGCTTCGCCAACGATTCCCGCGTCCGAGGTGCCCGCGCATCCCTTCGCGCGTATCGGCGAGGATGGGACGGTCTACGTCAAGGACGGAGACGAGGAACGTGTTGTCGGCGGTTTTCCGGAGGGCATACCGGCGTCGCCCTACGCCCTGTACGAGCGTCGCTACGCCGACCTTGAAGCCACCATCAAGCTCTTCGAGGATCGCCTGGCGACCCTGAGTCCCAGGGACATCGACCAAACGCTGGCGACGCTGCGCGAGCAGGTCGTTTCCCCGAATGTCATCGGTGACATTCCGGCGCTGCGCAACCGGGTCGAGGCCGTGGCCAAGGCCGCGGAGGAACGCAAGGAGGTGGCGCGCGAGGAACGCAAGGCCGCCAAGGCTCAGGCGCTGGCCGAACGCACGTCCGTTGTCGAGCGGGCGGAGGTCATCGTTGCCCAGGATCCCGCCAAGACACACTGGAAGCAGTCGGGGCAAACCCTGCGCGACCTGCTCGAAGAGTGGAAGACCCTGCAGCGTCGCGGTCCGCGTCTGGAAAAGTCGGTGGAGGACGAGCTGTGGAAGCGCTTCTCCTCGGCCAGGACGCAATTTGATCGCCACCGCCGCCAGTTCTTCTCGCAGCTGGACCAGGCGCAGTCCGAGGCCAAGAGGGTCAAGGAAGCCCTGATCGCCGAGGCCGAGGCCCTGTCCTCGTCGGTGGACTGGGCGCGCACGTCCGGCGCTTACCGCGAGCTAATGACCCGATGGAAGGCAGCCCCGCGCGCGTCCCGCAAGGAGGACGACGCCCTGTGGGCTCGCTTCCGCGCGGCGCAGCAGGTGTTCTTTGACGCGCGCCGCGCCAAGGACGAGGCCACCGACGCCGAGTACCGCGAGAACCTTGCCGCCAAGGAGAAGATCCTTGTCGACGCCGAGGCGATCCTGCCGGTGACTGACGTCGAGCGAGCCAAGGCACAGCTCCGTCAGATTCAGGACCGCTGGGAGGAGGTTGGGCGCGTTCCCTCCTCGGACCTGCACCGCGTCGAGGGGCGTCTGCGCGCTGTCGAGGCAGCCGTGCGTGAGGCCGAGGAAAAGGAATGGCGGCGTACGAACCCGGAGACCCGAGCACGCGCCGCTGGCATGGTCGGCCAGCTCGAGGAACAGATCGCCCAGCTGGAGCGCTCGCTGGCAGAGGCAGAGGCCGCCGGGGATACGAAGAACGCGTCGAGCGTGCGCGAGGCCCTGGAGACAAAGCGCGCCTGGCTCACGCAGATCTCGTCGTCCATGGAGTGA
- a CDS encoding RelA/SpoT family protein: protein MSSDDTTSGSALPAAGSRVRSGLVWFGSRGRATIPEIEPLVRALRANHPKADISVVERAYRTAESHHRGQMRKSGEPYITHPVAVATILAEMGMTIPTLVAALLHDTVEDTDYTLEELAAEYGEPIANLVDGVTKLDKVHYGAAAQSETLRKMLVAMSRDIRVLLIKLADRLHNARTWRFVPAASAQKKAQETLEIYAPLAHRLGMNMVKWELEELSFKTLYPEIYDEIDRLVAERAPQREEYLRDVIDQIEEDLRRSGTKGTVSGRPKSHYSIYQKMIVRGKAFDEVFDLVAVRVLVESIKDCYGVLGSLHGRWNTIPGRFKDYIAMPKFNLYQSLHTTVVGPGGKPVEIQIRTFDMHERAEHGVAAHWKYKQNPKASSGDSDRMSSDEQANWLRALVEMERETGDPEEFLDSLRYEIAGDEVYVFTPKGEVIVLPARATPVDFAYAVHTEVGHRTVGAKVNGRLVSLDTRLESGETVEVVTAKSDKAGPSRDWLAFVASPRARSKIKAWFSKERREEAVEAGKEALARAMRKQNLPLQRLMNHESILSVATSFGYPDVSGLYAAVGEGHISPQNVVSKLVDNLGGGDGTEETLSEGVTPGSVKSRSGISGDDAIIVAGLSPNDIWVKLAKCCTPVPGDDIVGFITRGQGVSVHRSTCANAVRLGQLQPQRFVDVSWNAQSTGTPFRVQIEIRALDRGGLLSDLTRVLSDYRVNILSASLHTNGDQVAGGRFSFELADLGHLNAVLSALRRVDGVFEAVRIGATPR, encoded by the coding sequence ATGAGCAGCGACGACACGACTTCAGGGTCCGCCCTACCGGCGGCTGGTTCCCGGGTACGATCCGGCCTCGTGTGGTTTGGTTCCCGCGGACGTGCCACGATTCCCGAGATCGAGCCGCTCGTACGTGCCCTGCGAGCGAACCACCCGAAGGCGGACATTAGCGTCGTTGAGCGCGCCTATCGCACCGCTGAGTCCCATCATCGCGGCCAGATGCGAAAGTCGGGTGAACCCTACATCACCCATCCTGTCGCGGTGGCAACGATCCTGGCCGAGATGGGAATGACGATTCCGACGCTCGTCGCGGCGCTGCTGCACGATACGGTTGAGGACACCGACTACACGCTCGAGGAGCTGGCAGCCGAGTATGGCGAGCCCATCGCCAACCTCGTTGACGGCGTGACGAAGCTGGACAAGGTGCACTACGGCGCAGCCGCACAGTCGGAGACGCTGCGCAAGATGCTCGTCGCCATGAGCCGCGACATCCGCGTTCTCCTCATCAAGCTGGCCGACCGCCTGCACAACGCCCGTACCTGGCGTTTTGTCCCCGCCGCCTCCGCGCAAAAGAAGGCCCAGGAGACGCTGGAGATTTACGCTCCCTTGGCGCATCGCCTCGGGATGAACATGGTGAAGTGGGAGCTCGAAGAACTCTCCTTCAAAACCCTCTATCCCGAGATCTACGACGAGATCGATCGCCTGGTGGCCGAGAGGGCGCCCCAGCGCGAGGAATACCTGCGCGACGTCATTGATCAGATCGAGGAGGATTTGCGCCGCTCGGGAACGAAAGGCACGGTGAGCGGGCGACCGAAGAGTCACTATTCGATCTATCAGAAGATGATCGTGCGCGGGAAGGCCTTTGATGAGGTCTTCGATCTGGTCGCGGTGCGCGTGCTGGTGGAGTCCATCAAGGACTGCTACGGGGTATTGGGTTCGTTGCACGGGCGCTGGAACACGATTCCGGGGCGCTTCAAGGACTACATTGCGATGCCCAAGTTCAATCTGTACCAGTCTCTGCACACGACGGTCGTCGGTCCGGGTGGCAAGCCCGTTGAGATCCAGATCCGCACCTTCGACATGCACGAGAGGGCCGAGCACGGGGTCGCGGCGCACTGGAAGTACAAGCAGAATCCGAAGGCATCCAGCGGCGATTCGGATCGCATGAGCTCGGACGAGCAGGCGAACTGGCTGCGCGCTCTGGTCGAGATGGAGCGCGAGACGGGCGATCCGGAGGAGTTCCTCGACTCCCTGCGCTACGAGATCGCCGGCGACGAGGTGTATGTGTTCACGCCTAAGGGAGAGGTCATTGTCCTTCCCGCGCGCGCCACGCCCGTCGACTTCGCCTACGCCGTTCACACAGAGGTCGGGCATCGCACCGTCGGAGCGAAGGTCAACGGACGCCTCGTCTCCTTGGACACGAGGCTCGAGTCCGGCGAGACCGTGGAGGTCGTGACGGCAAAGTCGGACAAGGCGGGGCCGTCGCGCGACTGGCTGGCTTTCGTCGCCTCCCCGCGCGCTCGGTCGAAGATCAAGGCGTGGTTTTCCAAGGAACGCCGGGAGGAAGCCGTCGAGGCGGGCAAGGAAGCGCTCGCCCGCGCCATGCGCAAGCAAAACCTGCCCCTGCAGCGCCTCATGAACCACGAATCGATCCTGTCGGTGGCGACCTCCTTCGGCTATCCCGACGTGTCCGGTCTCTACGCCGCCGTCGGCGAGGGCCACATTTCGCCGCAGAACGTCGTGTCGAAGCTCGTGGACAACCTGGGAGGAGGAGACGGCACGGAGGAGACGCTCTCCGAGGGCGTCACGCCGGGATCTGTCAAATCCCGCTCGGGTATCTCGGGCGACGATGCGATCATCGTTGCGGGATTGAGCCCGAACGACATCTGGGTGAAACTGGCCAAGTGCTGCACGCCGGTGCCGGGCGACGACATCGTCGGATTCATCACGCGCGGGCAGGGGGTATCGGTTCACCGCAGCACGTGCGCGAATGCGGTGCGCCTCGGGCAGCTGCAGCCCCAGCGTTTTGTGGACGTGTCGTGGAACGCGCAAAGCACGGGGACGCCGTTCAGGGTGCAGATCGAGATACGCGCGCTCGATCGTGGCGGACTGCTCTCCGATCTCACGCGGGTGCTCTCGGACTATCGCGTCAACATCCTGTCGGCCTCGCTTCACACCAACGGTGACCAGGTTGCCGGCGGTAGGTTCTCCTTTGAACTTGCCGACCTCGGGCATCTCAACGCCGTGCTGTCTGCGCTGCGGCGGGTTGACGGCGTTTTTGAGGCAGTGCGCATCGGCGCGACTCCTCGATGA
- a CDS encoding GTPase yields the protein MKRHDNAVATAASQLDEVCSLAARDMDDATLARVRELINVTSERAECDPQWCVIGMLGGTGAGKSTLVNALCGGEVVRVGVLRPTTNEACAVLPRGRAPGQLLQWLGVSVRVEAPGALPGDVVVLDLPDIDSIRDEHAQVAARLAARVDCLVVVVNPQKYADARLHEEWLERLRRSHASVTVALTHVDTLDASSRDAIVADLRRILDERGLDGAPIVPVCATNGQGVDALAAHLSRESQRVTRQAARAQAALREAVVLINDSVGLTGRIRGLDTEGMSEELAASAAQLTGAPLIADAVAASTRRAGRRAGGWLPLRWVARLGADPLRRLHLDDESRSLEGTTPSLPTRSPSDEASFVNAVRHEVGRRGRGRPSRWRSHLIDRAVEGARGVPAAAHGQVVGHVHVSTGAPRAARAFGVLQLLAWVACVAGIAWIGVVHAGRAALVEIGVPFIGWVPVPTALALGGCALTLACAWMNSLACRWVASRRRRIVARDLTSLCREEVERLVVGPVREEDNRQVRIASFIARLSR from the coding sequence GTGAAGCGGCACGACAACGCGGTCGCGACGGCGGCCTCCCAGCTTGATGAGGTCTGCTCCCTTGCCGCGCGTGACATGGATGACGCGACGCTTGCGCGGGTCCGCGAGCTCATCAACGTGACCTCTGAGCGCGCCGAGTGCGATCCGCAGTGGTGCGTGATCGGCATGCTGGGAGGTACCGGCGCGGGAAAGTCCACTCTCGTCAACGCGCTGTGCGGGGGAGAGGTGGTCCGTGTCGGCGTCCTGCGCCCCACGACGAACGAGGCGTGCGCGGTTCTGCCGCGCGGGCGTGCTCCCGGCCAGCTCCTGCAGTGGCTCGGCGTCTCCGTGCGCGTCGAGGCCCCGGGCGCGCTGCCCGGCGACGTGGTCGTCCTCGACCTGCCGGACATCGATTCGATCAGGGATGAGCACGCCCAGGTGGCGGCACGGCTGGCGGCGCGCGTGGATTGCCTCGTGGTGGTTGTCAACCCGCAAAAGTACGCCGACGCGCGACTGCATGAGGAGTGGCTGGAACGTCTGCGCAGGTCGCACGCCTCGGTCACCGTTGCTCTCACCCACGTCGACACGCTCGACGCCTCCTCCAGGGACGCGATCGTGGCGGATCTGCGACGAATTCTCGACGAGCGCGGCCTGGACGGCGCGCCGATCGTCCCGGTGTGCGCGACGAATGGGCAAGGAGTCGACGCTCTCGCCGCGCACCTGTCGCGGGAGTCACAGCGGGTCACTCGCCAGGCCGCGCGAGCACAGGCCGCCCTGCGCGAGGCAGTCGTGCTCATCAACGACTCGGTGGGCCTTACCGGCCGCATTCGAGGCCTCGACACCGAGGGAATGTCTGAGGAACTGGCCGCTTCCGCCGCACAGCTGACCGGTGCGCCGCTCATCGCCGACGCCGTTGCCGCTTCGACCCGGAGGGCTGGGCGTCGAGCGGGCGGATGGCTTCCCCTGCGATGGGTGGCCCGTCTGGGCGCCGATCCGCTGCGCCGCCTGCACCTGGACGATGAATCACGCTCGCTGGAGGGAACCACGCCGAGCCTGCCGACGCGCTCACCCTCCGATGAGGCGTCATTCGTCAACGCGGTACGCCACGAGGTCGGGCGCCGCGGGCGGGGACGCCCCTCGCGCTGGCGTAGCCACCTCATCGATCGCGCCGTCGAGGGAGCTCGCGGGGTTCCCGCCGCCGCCCACGGGCAGGTCGTCGGCCACGTTCACGTCTCGACCGGGGCGCCGCGGGCTGCCCGGGCTTTCGGCGTGCTGCAGCTTCTTGCATGGGTCGCGTGCGTGGCGGGGATTGCGTGGATTGGCGTGGTCCATGCGGGGCGAGCCGCCCTCGTGGAGATCGGGGTTCCGTTCATTGGGTGGGTTCCCGTTCCCACGGCGCTGGCGCTGGGTGGATGCGCCCTGACCCTCGCGTGCGCGTGGATGAACTCGCTCGCGTGCAGGTGGGTGGCCTCTCGCCGTCGTCGCATTGTCGCCAGGGACCTGACGAGCCTGTGCCGCGAGGAAGTCGAACGCCTCGTCGTGGGACCCGTGCGTGAGGAGGACAACCGGCAGGTGAGGATCGCTTCCTTCATCGCGCGCCTGTCGCGCTGA
- a CDS encoding MBL fold metallo-hydrolase — MRLHVIPSPFYSANGLVLVPSGAGTALVVDPSAGIRHLIREVLEHEGVGVGALVLTHAHPDHVWDAAEVATWGRDGHVPVYLPGPDMYRMDDPASHLPMPTPDFAGPWVKPSDLREMPADSFEICPGLTLRMLPAPGHTEGSALFLGHGELDIRVSDQSFYSSHGPVPWALSADVLFKGSVGRTDLPGGDETQMRHSLRTISNALDPRTILIPGHGPATTLADEIRSNQYLIRARRIG, encoded by the coding sequence ATGCGACTGCACGTGATTCCGTCGCCGTTCTACTCGGCGAATGGGCTTGTGCTCGTCCCGTCTGGGGCGGGCACTGCCCTTGTTGTCGATCCTTCCGCCGGCATCCGTCATCTCATTCGCGAGGTTCTCGAGCACGAGGGCGTGGGAGTCGGCGCGCTTGTGCTCACGCATGCGCACCCCGATCACGTCTGGGATGCCGCGGAGGTTGCCACCTGGGGCCGCGATGGGCACGTTCCCGTCTACCTTCCCGGCCCCGACATGTACCGCATGGACGACCCCGCATCCCACCTGCCCATGCCCACTCCTGACTTCGCGGGGCCGTGGGTCAAGCCGAGCGACCTGCGTGAGATGCCCGCCGACTCCTTCGAGATATGTCCGGGGCTGACGCTGCGGATGCTTCCCGCCCCCGGCCACACGGAAGGATCAGCGCTCTTCCTCGGACACGGAGAACTGGACATTCGCGTGAGCGACCAGTCCTTCTATTCCTCGCACGGCCCGGTCCCGTGGGCGCTCAGCGCCGATGTCCTGTTCAAGGGCAGCGTCGGGCGCACCGATCTGCCGGGTGGAGATGAAACCCAGATGCGGCACTCGCTGCGCACGATTTCCAACGCGCTTGACCCGCGGACGATTCTCATACCGGGGCACGGACCGGCCACGACGCTGGCGGATGAGATTCGCTCCAACCAGTATCTGATTCGCGCCCGCCGCATCGGCTAG